The window tcatcatcagagTCACTGTCCGACTCAAAATCGGACTCATCACAGTCATGCTCTTCCTCAGcatctcccacctcttcatCGCCAGCCATCTCAACCAGActcttgcccttggccttCTGCCCAATCCTATACGCCAACTCCACAAAGCTGTTCACCGTCAAATCTCCCAGCTTGTAGATCTTGTCGTTAAAAGTGCTGTACTCGACTTCAAAGGCAAATTCTCTCGGGTCCGGTTTCGGTGTCAGCGGCTTCTTCCCTCCGTTCTTCCCCTTTCGCCACTTCATAAGCCACGATTTCGAGGATTGGAGCAGGGAGAAAAggctgttggttgttgtcggCTCGACGCTGTTCAAATCGGtaaggttgaggttgttgatgtgcgTTAGGTTAGCAAAGTACTGTGTGTACCCTGTCAAGCTCAGAGGCTGCTGAGAATACGCAGGTCCGGGAGGGCTCGTCTtcgctggtggaggaggaatgaCGAGGTTGGGATCGTGaggcttcttgtccttctttgGGCGTTtgccgcccttcttctttttcttcttgtcggtTTCGACATTTTCGAAGGAATCGTTCAGACCGTCTATCGGCGACAAGCTTCGCAGGTCGAGGTGCTTCTGAGGTGCGCTCGGGGCACTGGCAGGGTGCGACGAGTTCTTCGCGCCATTGCCAGGCATGTCGCGCCAAAGAGGTGTGTTCTCAAGGCCAGAGATGTTGTATTCCACCACGCGTAACGTGGGGAAATACGTTGGTACGATGCTGGGGCTGACCAGCGACAACACATATCGCTCCCCCCAAGGATCCCTGCGCTTTGGCTTTCTGGTTCTGCCCTTCTTTCCATCCTGATTCACTTCGTTCGACTTGCCCGGCACAGTTGGGGGTGTCAACTTGGACCAGTCATCGCGGAGTTCCATCAGATAATCGGTGCCACCCTGAATCGTAAGCTCATCGTCCAAGTACTCGCGAACGCCGAATTCGGGTGATAGACCGTTCAAGAAGGCGATGTCGACGTCGTGGGTGTCGTGGATAAGGAAGTGATCGATGTTCATGTGCCCATACATCCCGCTGATAACCACATCCCTATACTGGTGCAGCCAGAGCGTGTACTTTTGCCAGCAAGTCTCATCCCAAAGCTTTTTGCTGTCCGTCCTCGCTGGCGGGACATGGCCCATCAAGATAACCTTcattcccctctccctcataAACTCCAACTGCACTCTCAACCACTCCAGCTGCTTAAACCCTGGCTCAGATGGGTTCTCACATCCATCCACACCCGCATTCCGGTCGAAAAAGTACAGCGTATTCAAGCTGAACACCGCCAACCGGTTCGGAATAACCTCCACGTGGAACCAGCCTCCAAACTCAAAGCTATGCCTCTGCGCCTCTGGGATAAAATGCCTCCAAATGTGCGTATATGTCTGCAACCACTTATTCGGCCCCGGCAGCAAAATGTTATGCGGCAAGATATCGTTATTCCCGAACGTCGGCACAACCGGTATGCTCATCCCATGTCCCGTCTCCTCGTTCCTGAGCATCTCGGCAAACTTGTCCGCAATCCAGGTGTTGGTCCCGAGCACCTGGTCCTGCGTGCGGGGCAAATCATCATCGCGATCGTGACGCGCCGTGTCGCCCGTCCACACGACAAAATCAATCTTGTCTTTTAAGTTCGCCTCAATCCAGTCAAACGTCGCATTCACCAGCGAGTACGGCGAATCGCAATCGGTCGTCTCGGCACCGTACGGCCCTGCTGGCCCTTCGCCCTTGTGGCAtccgtcgtcttcgtctgtGGATGAGTGTACTTTGTAGAATTCATCGGGATGGATGTCTGCGTGTGAATTTCCATAATGTCAATTTCAGTTCCTCAGAAATGACAGGCCTGCCGCGAAGATACGATAGcaatggtgatggaggggataGCTCACCTGTGATATGCAGGAACCTGCCGTGCAGCCCTTTTCGCGGGGCAGAACTCGACAGTATGTGCTGCTCTGCCGCCGGCGCAGTTGGACCTGAACCCGAGAGCCTGGCAATGACGCCATGGTACAGCAGTCCCAGGCACAGAATGCGCTGGAGAGCCATCATTTGGTTGACGGCTGAAAAAAACGAAATAGTAACAGGGAAAagataataataataataataacaATTCAGGAGTATCCCTTCcgtgggttggggggtggtgtttttcGCGCTGGGGCGCCTTTCTTTAGATATAGATTGTCATACCAGGCATGGATGGGAATCGAGAAAGAGGAGCGGGTCggtagggtggtggaaaagaaaTCTAGATGGCCGTCGAATGTTTTTGGCGtcaaagggaggaggaggagcccaCTGTAAAGTGGTTCTCAAGCCTGTTTTAGCTTTTCAGACCCTCAGCTGGGCGGGCAAGGCGAGAAAGTGTGGTGGCCAACAAACGGTCGCGGTCTGGGCCAGTGTCAGAGCATGACGCTTCTTCCGGGCTCTTGTCATGTGTGGATGGAGTCTTGGCTCCTTTTTTGCGAGAACCCTTTGGGTCGTCAAGTCAGTCGATCACAAGATGCCCAGCCTGTGACACTGAACGGGGATGTGGTGGGAGACGTGGGATGTCTTCATTTTTAATACCCCAGAAGCAAACCTAAAAGATTCTTAATAATTATTCTTTTTACGTATCACCACAATAAAATCAACCGCTATGCGTTGATTACCTGCTGTACCGCCCATCTGAACTGCGTCTTTTTCGCTTCCGATCACCATCCACAGCAAAGCAAGTTTCTGCCTTTTCCGTCTCTTGAGCACCTTGACGGTTCAGATACCGAGTATACATATTCAGCCACGCGGGACCCCCCCCTTTGAAGACTTTACACCCTCACAGCCAATATCCTTCAAGCTTCCTCCCCACGTGTGTAACAGAGCACAACTACATATTGTAGAAACCAGACATGTGCCTCGCTCTGTGGCTGTCGACCTCTCTACCGTCCCATCATCTGTCTTTTTGACACCATTCATGATGTGGTGATCTCTTCTGCCTAGTATACCCCCACAGGTCATCACCACAGGCCCCCGCGGCATAACCCGCATCACCATCGACGTCACAAACCTCGCTTCTCCATTCCGCCAGCACCCTTTGCCGGCCGTGGTATCAACCCCCACGAACACTTAACTTCATCAAAGATCAGCGGGGCATCTCCCTTCTTGGCCCAAgcccaaaaaaaaggatCAAAGGGTTCGCAGCTGGACTTGCTGGTCTGGTggggtggaaggaggggtCGTCGACCACCCCACGGACCTACTCAAGAAACATCTTGGTAAATGATCTGAAAACATTTCAGCCAGAAACGTTGACCAGCGGTTACTCTTCCATGACAGCCTATCCTGTGatccccaacccatccgtcacagccaaagaaaaaaaaaaaaaggcgggGGAAATCGGAATCGccatcccccaaacccatctcTCATTATCCTGCCCACCAAGAACAGTGCGGGGTGTTCGATAGTGGGACGTTAGCACACTGTCCAGCAAAGTGGGACCTCCTCCCATTAAAACCACCAATTTTTTTCGCGTCTTTGCGcgtttctctttttctccttctttcaTACATCAAATGCAGCCAGCGCCGCGTCTATagacttcttctcctccatgtcTGCCAGAATGCTCATTGCTAGCTTgctagaaaaaaaaatattagATTGCCGTACGTTTGAGGGAGGTTGGAGCTTTCAAGAGCAATGAATACTTCCTATGGTTTAATCGGccacattttttttttatttttttttttatttttttttaagaATCTTTCCCCAACCCTCTGATAGCttgagggtttggggggcCACTTCCGACATGGAATCATAACCGGCCCCGTTAGAGAGTGGGTATACCTACCTTACTGGTGATGATCAGCAGCTGGAAAACTTGTGTAGCCTTGCGTGGTGCAGCTGGTCGTGGGTTGCGGTGTGGgtgggttgtggaggggggcggaATGACCCGACCAACTCGGCCACCTGCCTGGTGATGATTTACACTTCTTCCCGGAGGATCACGTTAAAACATCTCGACCTGACCTGAGCCTGATATCACGACCTGTTGATGACCCAGCACCGGAATGCCCGATCTCGTGTGTATCACCACAAACGTGGTATAAGGTAAGGTGTCGTGTGTTCGCTTTTCTGGTGTCTGCCTCGATCGATGGTTCACCCTATTGTTCTGCCCCGAGTGTAGTTTCACAGCATGGAGGTTCGTTCCGGTTTCGCCCTGTCGGTTACAGCTTGTGTACAGTCTCGCTGTCAGGAGGTGTGGTGTGCACAGCATTGAGGGGAATTCCCCTcaaggtggttggtggtggatgctgttgttgtggattTGCCATGGTTGCGATGGCATCACAGCACAGATGTGCAGAGTCCTACCAGGTGATAGAGAGAGTCCCCATGCCGTGACCCCTCGGTTGCCAATCATTGTATGGTGCTTGATATACATTCGAGAAGGCAGCTGATGGCGATTTCACAAGAACGGGCCTTCTGGCCCCATGTGGTCCCAACATACACATCAACTACGCCCTCTGGAAAGAGATGTTTGTTTGAAGAAAAGGATAATCCAAAGAAGATAAATATAACCATCTCAGCTGACCACACAGCTCAGAGAAACAACCCctcatatatatatattatATTACACATAAATATATATCCCATGAAAgacctctccttcccccttccaaaTTTATGAATGACAGTAGAATAAAAGATATAAATCCGTCATCATTATAAAATCTCACTTTCCCCGTTGAAACATAAAAAGTAGATATCTCCATCCCTCTCATTCTAGCCAAGTCATGGACTCATCTCCCATATCTTTTTAGACCAGAATCACCAAAGAAAAATTGAAATAAATGGATGTAATAGGAGCCGGCAAGATTTAGTCCGTATCCATCGCATCCGGCGGGACCGGCGATCCAAGGGTCACCTCCGGCCGACGCAAGGCTTGGTATGGTTTAACTTCGAGTGACAACTCGGGGGGCTCTGACTTCTGCTGTTGTGGCTGGCCAGCCCCAACGCCGTTCGTTTCTTCCACCACGTCCATCGCGTCCTCCTTCGATGGCCGGGGCGGCACGGCGACTTGGATCTCGGAAGCAATCTCTGATTCGTGATCGGCGTGTGAGTTGGGCAGTTGCCCAGATGGCTCGGTTTTGGAGGTCTGGATCGacgaaggagctggagaagccTGTGCCGATGAAACCCGAGTGCTGGGCTCCTGCTGGTACAGTTGGGTGCGTTCTTCGCGGGTGGTCTGAACAACAGATGCCCTGTCGCTGTATTCGGAGCCTCTTCGGGAGTCTTCATCCATGTCGACATCCAGTTGAACATGTGAATCGTGCTCAAGCTCCTTGCCCTTCTCCGTTGCCGTCGTCGGCGTCCGGGCAACAGAATCTTTCCTCTCACTGGCGttcccacccccgccgctcGTCGTCTTTGGCGTAGAAGGAACGATGACGTTCAACACACAGTCATCCAAATGCTCATAAAACTCCTGGGCTGTAGCGAACTGGCTCTGGCAAATGCTGCACTTTGCCCCGGCAGCACCGGCTCGCGCGGACCCAGATGTCAAAATGAGCTTCCTGCTGTTCGGTGGTGTCTGCTCGACGTTGTGCACGGCTGTCAAGTGACGCTTGAAGACATCCGCCCGGTTGAAGGCCTTCTCGTAGGATGTCCCGGCACCAGGACAAAATGGGCAGATCATGGTGCCTTTGTAGTGTGTGAGGGCATGTCTGTTCTTGTCGTATTTTCGCGCGAACCCCTTGATATGATACTCGCAGGTCTCGATTGGGCACTTTTCAGGACGTTCCTCCATGTGGGTCAGCATATGAgctgccaagtccttgaAAACACGACCGCATTCTGGATGGGGGCAGCGGTTGcggacggaggaggatgccgaggtAGGTGTGAGCTGTGACTCGTCGTTGCTCTTGAGGACCGGGGTCGGTGTCATGTAGGCACCCGGTGAGCTTTGTATGATCATAGGTGGTGGGCCAACTGGACCCCCTACTGAGCCGAGAGAGCCGAGGGTCCCAGCATGAGCCATCGGGCCGAACGAAGGGGCCAGCAGCGGCTGAGAGGGTACCGGGAGACCgtgtggatgtggatgtcCCATGtgtgccggcggtggtggaggaggcgcagGGGCTAGGCGTGGTGCTTCTAGAACCGGTGGTGAGCGGCGCCGAGGTGGGGAGATAAAGTCATGGGTGTTCTTGTAATCATGCCCCTCGTCTTCTCCACTAGACGCATCGTCCTGATCCTGTACGTCAATCGACTGCCGTACTTCCCGCATCCAGTCTTTCAAGATATTCATCGGTGGCCAATCCCCGCTCGCTTTACCACCACGATGAGGATTGAAGTGAGCTCGTCTCAGATGTGCTGCTGCGTTGTAGTAGGCGCCGTAGCGTTTTTGGGTCACGCAGGCCTTGCATTTCGAGAGAGGTATCACGGGCTGGGGTGAATTAGGTGGGCCCTGAGGCTCTGTGCAAACCCATCTCTTGACCAGAGCAGCATGTTTGGCATCGTTGTGTCTTCTCAGTTCGTGTTCGCCACGGAAACCCTCAGGGTACTCGTTACATTTCGTGCAGTATACTCTCCGCAAAGGCGGCCTTTGGTATGATGGTCGAAGCCTCGGTGCCGCGATGGGCGAGGTCAGCCCACGACCAGCCTGTCTGGGGAACGTTGGGCTTTCGGCAACGGTGTGGCGCCTACCCATATCCATAGACTGTGGTGATGTGAGCAATCGGTCCGGCTCTCCTTTGAAAACATAAATATCCCTGTCGGCTTGTCCGGGGACGTTGGAGCCCCACGGGTGGGCAAGAGGTCTCATATCTGGCAGCGGCTTCCGCGGCTCTTCCGCAGGCTTGGCGATTGGGGGTAGGACGAAGGATCCTTGTCTTTGTGATGACCGCTGCTTCAAAAACCCATGGTAAACATTGCCCTCAATCTCTCCGCTCCCGAGAAACAGCAAGAAGTCTTTCGTACTTGTCAAACCACGCTCCGCCCAAGAGTTCCTTCCTAGGAACGCCCCAACTGAAGCGAGTAGCTCGCGGTCTTCGTTGTTCAGCTCTGATTCGTGGCCATCTAGTAACATGGTGGTAGAGGCTGCGAAGATGCAAACCAGAGCTTTGTAAACTGCGTGCATGGCCGATGTGGCAGGCTCTGTGGGCGAGTTAACGCGTGCTTGTGCGGCCCTGTCCACAAGCAACGTTCTGACGATGCTAAAGATGCAGAGTGAAAAGAAGCTTGCGAGCCAAGTCTTTGGGTCCAGCGTGTTGGATCTCATCATCTGAGTATCGAGAGAGTGCAGGAACTGCGTCATGCAATTGTAAAGCAACTGGAAACGTCCGTAGAGATCGGCATCGTCGAATATGACGTGGGTGCTCGAGCTGCTTGGCTCGCCGTGGATAGCTGGGTCGGGCAGCTGAAGGTCATAAAATAGCGCTTCTCGAAGCAGTAGTTTGGCCCGATACAAGACTGGATATGTCACCGCCTCTGACTCCCTGCTTGCCGAGAGAACGCCGCTCATTTTGAGAAGTTGCCAAAAGTTGTAGGTGCCACTCATATTCCAGCTTGCTGCCAATACGGTCAGGACCGGTGGAGGGCGGTCCACGGGCTCTTTGCCGAATGATGCCAGCGTTGGGTTGGATGGAGGTAAGCTGGCTAGATCTTCTGTCCACCAaaagccatcatcaaagTC is drawn from Podospora pseudocomata strain CBS 415.72m chromosome 1 map unlocalized CBS415.72m_1, whole genome shotgun sequence and contains these coding sequences:
- the PPN1 gene encoding Endopolyphosphatase (BUSCO:EOG09262645; COG:I; EggNog:ENOG503NVEG), producing MMALQRILCLGLLYHGVIARLSGSGPTAPAAEQHILSSSAPRKGLHGRFLHITDIHPDEFYKVHSSTDEDDGCHKGEGPAGPYGAETTDCDSPYSLVNATFDWIEANLKDKIDFVVWTGDTARHDRDDDLPRTQDQVLGTNTWIADKFAEMLRNEETGHGMSIPVVPTFGNNDILPHNILLPGPNKWLQTYTHIWRHFIPEAQRHSFEFGGWFHVEVIPNRLAVFSLNTLYFFDRNAGVDGCENPSEPGFKQLEWLRVQLEFMRERGMKVILMGHVPPARTDSKKLWDETCWQKYTLWLHQYRDVVISGMYGHMNIDHFLIHDTHDVDIAFLNGLSPEFGVREYLDDELTIQGGTDYLMELRDDWSKLTPPTVPGKSNEVNQDGKKGRTRKPKRRDPWGERYVLSLVSPSIVPTYFPTLRVVEYNISGLENTPLWRDMPGNGAKNSSHPASAPSAPQKHLDLRSLSPIDGLNDSFENVETDKKKKKKGGKRPKKDKKPHDPNLVIPPPPAKTSPPGPAYSQQPLSLTGYTQYFANLTHINNLNLTDLNSVEPTTTNSLFSLLQSSKSWLMKWRKGKNGGKKPLTPKPDPREFAFEVEYSTFNDKIYKLGDLTVNSFVELAYRIGQKAKGKSLVEMAGDEEVGDAEEEHDCDESDFESDSDSDDEEMEAEAKKGDKKKGDKKKKGKKGDKKKKKKKKGKKNKTWLHFLSHAFVGTLDKSELKRYS
- a CDS encoding uncharacterized protein (EggNog:ENOG503PBMQ; COG:S), with protein sequence MAADHIAPLPLPASSSRPERNSLSVPPPPSSVLAAPVGAGGAPHHSLHPAPQYDPSLDPTIKHLLDQQAEIQAKLAVLLPQKYGPNIKVELEMLRHKHRVLRAYADENQLSNKIPLLSEIEEARTLQYNCECIEAACLEHGVDLQDPRFLDTLKYHYFRDQAPEGYAAWLDRNVARFDPVVSAMRLRDSVPLAFRTHHSYKCWDERCMHYIYGYPLHDDRDQHSREHVSLQKRDSGLSVSGTPPLVFPEKTNRTYSTDYSKQPSPLYLPRPGPNIQLAPIATNSQPPAKDHRESLRSYSFVPEHPAGPRGSVDSEVDPLLPPLKRSRVGQSRLESIGELRLLREVGPCLRCKVLKKGCDSNDPCGLCPEPTAPSDNDFWKALGCHRGPLANFTETMLPTAVSPRHTQTPMTSPLAIRRNMNEFLERSFVIAPEIARMVKDDLDFDDGFWWTEDLASLPPSNPTLASFGKEPVDRPPPVLTVLAASWNMSGTYNFWQLLKMSGVLSASRESEAVTYPVLYRAKLLLREALFYDLQLPDPAIHGEPSSSSTHVIFDDADLYGRFQLLYNCMTQFLHSLDTQMMRSNTLDPKTWLASFFSLCIFSIVRTLLVDRAAQARVNSPTEPATSAMHAVYKALVCIFAASTTMLLDGHESELNNEDRELLASVGAFLGRNSWAERGLTSTKDFLLFLGSGEIEGNVYHGFLKQRSSQRQGSFVLPPIAKPAEEPRKPLPDMRPLAHPWGSNVPGQADRDIYVFKGEPDRLLTSPQSMDMGRRHTVAESPTFPRQAGRGLTSPIAAPRLRPSYQRPPLRRVYCTKCNEYPEGFRGEHELRRHNDAKHAALVKRWVCTEPQGPPNSPQPVIPLSKCKACVTQKRYGAYYNAAAHLRRAHFNPHRGGKASGDWPPMNILKDWMREVRQSIDVQDQDDASSGEDEGHDYKNTHDFISPPRRRSPPVLEAPRLAPAPPPPPPAHMGHPHPHGLPVPSQPLLAPSFGPMAHAGTLGSLGSVGGPVGPPPMIIQSSPGAYMTPTPVLKSNDESQLTPTSASSSVRNRCPHPECGRVFKDLAAHMLTHMEERPEKCPIETCEYHIKGFARKYDKNRHALTHYKGTMICPFCPGAGTSYEKAFNRADVFKRHLTAVHNVEQTPPNSRKLILTSGSARAGAAGAKCSICQSQFATAQEFYEHLDDCVLNVIVPSTPKTTSGGGGNASERKDSVARTPTTATEKGKELEHDSHVQLDVDMDEDSRRGSEYSDRASVVQTTREERTQLYQQEPSTRVSSAQASPAPSSIQTSKTEPSGQLPNSHADHESEIASEIQVAVPPRPSKEDAMDVVEETNGVGAGQPQQQKSEPPELSLEVKPYQALRRPEVTLGSPVPPDAMDTD